The Flammeovirga pectinis genomic interval CTGCAATCACCTTATTACACACATTTTTAACTACCTGCCAAATAATTCGTCCAACTCTAAATTTAGGATCATCTAAAGAGCCCTTAACGGGTACATCTAAAATAATGTCTCCATTTTTATCTTTCAATAAGAATACTGCAAACCTTAGAGGTAAACCGTAAGCATAAGATCCATCAGCTTTTCGTCCTAATTCAAAATCCTCAATTTTGATTTTATTCTCACTTACAAGGTTATTTTCTTTAATATCTGTATGACCATAATACGTCATTGCTCCTTTAAATATTGGGTAACCTGTATAGATGTTAGAGAAGAAACTAAAATCTTGAATTTGAAAATTCTCAATTACATAATCTATGGTTACATTATAGAAGTTATTTGGTTCTATGCTTAAATCGGCTTTTAATTTACCTCTTTTATTTAAAGTACCAGTTGAATGAAATGCCCATACCTTTTCTTCAGAACCTAGAACACCATTAAATACATTTACATCAGAAACTGCGTATTTATATTCTTTTCTTGGTATGCGCTGATCTCTATAAAGCATCTCTCCACCAATAATTGCGATAGAATCAATATGGTATTTTAATTCTGGCAAATCCTCTCCTATTGCAACAGTTCCCGTTTCTTCTACTTCAACCTCTTGCGTTTCTTCATCTAATTTAAAAAATTGAAACAGGTTATTTGTATTTTCATGTAAATCAAAGCGCATGTAAGGATGCTCCATTTTTAACAGTTCAAACTGAAAGTCATTATTTGCAACATCAATTGATCTAAAAATAGATAATGCTCTATCAACAGCAAACACCTTTTGAGATAACGTATCTAATATTACAAGACTATCAATACTTGCTTCTCCTTTAACCAGTACATCTGTAACATGATCTGCATCTCCAACAATATTTAAAGTAGCATTAGCATATCCATCTATTGATTTCAGCTCCAAATAATCGTTTAAATAATTTGTTAGTTTATTGATTCTTAATTGCTGTAAATCAAAATCTAGTTCATACTCGTTAGTCTTGATATTATAATCTGCTTTGAAAGCGAAAGAACCTCCATTATCCAAATCAAAACCAAAATCAACTAGTGTTTGATCGTTAGACCAAGTAATTTCTGGAATACCAATACCCACCCCTTTAAGGTTAAATGTTTCGTTTTTTGCTAAATCTTCAAATTCAACATAACCATCATCAATAGAAATATTTCTGATGGTATATCCTATAAATGGCTCTTCTTCGTCTGTAATAACGGGTTCTTCAATAACAATAGAGTCTGTTGTAGCGTAACGTTCAATTAGATCATCAAAATTAAATGATTCGTTATTTTGAATTACTTTTCCATAGGGGTGAACTAATTTAAGTTCTGTAAGTAGAAGTTCTCTTTTTATTAAATCTGTTAATTCAACATCAAGGTATAGTGAGTCTAAACCAATAAACTTTGTGGTATCATCAGCTTCAAATAATCTAAAATTAGAAATTGATAACTCCCCTGTAAATATATTAAGGTCAAGTAGTTCTATAGTACTTTGCCTTCCTATTAATTCTTTACTGTTTTTATTGAAATAATCTAGCCCTAAACTAGGTATTACGTAGCGTAATAAAACAAAAAGTACGAGTAGTATTGCTCCAGTTATTAATGGAGTTTTGAAACGTTTGTTCATGAACGGAAGTGGTTAATAAAGTTTCCACAAAATTAACACATTTTCCCATAGTAAGTTAATAAATATTTAAAAAGCTTCACCAAATGTAAGATATAACCCAGAACTACCATCTGGGCCTACTCCATAGTCAGCTCTAAGTGTTGCTCGATCCTCTTTATTAATTGTTAACCGAAAACCTGCTCCTCCAGCAACCTTTAATTTTCGAACATCAAAATCATTCCATTCGTTCATTACTTCTGCCGTTGAAATAAAGGCTGTCATCCCTAACCTCCAAAATAAATGCTGACGAATTTCTGCTTGAGCAGCAACCATGTGGTTATCTCTATATCTTCCCTCATAGATTCCCCTCATCATGTTTAAACCACCCATTAAAGATATTTCTCTAAATGGAGTATCTCCGTATGTCTGATTTACAATTCCTTGAAAAGCCAATACCGTTTTAGCCTCTTTTTCTCTACCCAAATCATAGTATTTACGCATATCTAGTTTTATGCTTGTAAATTTATAATCGCTACCTAACCAAGTTGGATAAAATGCAGCTCTAAATTCTATAAAATATCCTGTAGAGGGCACTAGAACTATATCTCTTGTATCCCATTTATATACTAATCCTAAACCCGAATTTACACCACCTTCATAGCCAGGAATTTCTTCTAAAGTTCCAGTACCATCTTCTCTTGGTGCTACACTAATATCCCAAAAATTGGCATATCTATACTGAAGACCAACGAACATATTCTCTTTAATTTTCCTTAGTAATTGCTGACGAAAATCAAACTTTGACCAGTCCATTAATTGTTCGTTAGACGATGGTGTATCGTTACCAATACCATAATATTTTTCAGGATATTTGGCATATTCCCAAGTTCCTTCTAAGAGCCAATCTTCATTATTTGTAAAAATTGTATGTTCTAATTTTAAACGCATCTGATTTTCCAATGTATAGAAACCAATAAACGTTGCATTAGATGGACGTGTAGCAAAACTTGCTTTTCCTGGTTTAAATTGAAAAACACTTACTACACCAAATTCCCAACTTGTTTCTTGAGCATATGCTGGATACGGGAAACCTGTAAATTTTCTTTTATATAATGTGTCTATTTCAGAAGATAAATCATCTCCTTGGGCAAAAACCTGTTGATTAAAAAATAATAGCACACTTGTTAGTAGAATTAATATCTGTGTATTTCTCATTTGCTTTTCTATTGATAATACAACAAAGGTAACTTAAAATAATTGGGCTTTACTTAAAAAGGTTGTATTTGATTTACATAAAAAAAACACGCTACAGAAGGCAGTAATAATCTACTGAACTATAGCGTGTCTTAAAATAATTTTTGATTTATATCAGACCTTTATAACGATGTTCTTTCTATATAAAATCAATATTGGAATTGATAATAAAAGAACATAGCTAATTGCGTATACTAAAGAGCATAGTTCTGCAGGTAAACCCGTACTTAAAATTGCAGTAAAAACATGACCTTTAATAGATTCTTCTCCTATCGTTATTACACCTAAAAGTCTTGCAAACATTTCTGCTAAAACATAAGCAGCCATTGGGTTTAAACCAAAAGCTTTCGCAACAAGAACTTTATCACGTGCTATCTTTTTAACATCAAAAAGCCAATAAGAAAGACCTAAGAATATAGCTCCAAGTCCACCTGTAAATAACACATATGATGAAGTCCAAAGACTTTTATTAATCGGAAAAAGAGGATGCCATACCAATCCTAAAACCATTACAATTGTACCATAAAAAACAAGTTTTCTAACGACTACCAGTCCTCTATTTTGTTTTACTAAAATACCCGAAAACAATCCCAAAATTGCTGTACAAATAGCGGGTAGTGTAGAAACTAACCCTTCTGGGTCCCATGTTTTTGTACCAGACCACATATGCCCGTTGAGTACTAAATTATCTATATATGCAGAAATAACACCATTTGGGTTATTAAGATCTACAGCTTCTAAACCCGGTACAGGAACAAGAGCCATAACTGCCCAATAGCCAAATAATATTAATAAAAAGACTCCTAAAATCTTTTCTTTAGGAAGATAAAGAAATAATGCTGAGGTAATTATAAATACAATTCCTATACGTTGTAATACCCCTGGCACTCGCATTTCTCCAAAATTAAAAAATGGAAATAAGCCTAAGAATAAACCAATTGCAATTAATTTAAAACCACGCCAAACTGCTTTTTTCATAACAGTAGGACGTTTTTCTGGGTCATCTTTCACTTTCATCATCGAAAAGCTAATTGAAACTCCAACTATAAATAAAAAGAAAGGAAATACTAGATCGGTTGGTGTACACCCATGCCACGATGCATGTTGAAAAGGTGCATAAATAGATGACCAACTCCCTGGATTATTAACCAAGATCATTAGTATAACAGTAAGTCCTCGAAAAATATCAAGAGATAATATTCGTTCTGAAGTTTTCATAAAATGTGTTGTTAGTATGAACTATAAATATCAAATGCTCTGTATATTTCAGCAACATTTTTAGACGAGTAGCTTAAATCTGCATATTAACTACATTAATTACACTACTCGTAAATAATCACCCTTATTTTTTTGATATTAATGTTAAACCCAACATAGTAAATCCAGCATTTACTAATAATATTTCGAACCCAAATTGATACCCAAATAATAATTCAGTCGAGTAGATATTTAGAATATAAGATAACACTGGCGATAAAAGACAAACAATTAAAACATACTTATCGTTTATTTTTTTCTTTGTGAAAATCCCAAAAACAAACAACCCTAATAATGGACCGTAAGTATACCCTGCCGCTTTAAAAACAGAAGAAACTACACTATCATCATTTAGCAACCTAAACCCAACTATTACAAGAAATAATATAAATGAGAACATCACATGCACCAATTTTCTTTTTCTATTTTTTATTGATGCATCCTCCTCTTCATTTAAATTTAAAAAATCTATACAGAATGCTGTTGTTAAAGCCGTTAATGCCGAATCTGCACTAGAAAAAGCAGCAGCTATAATTCCTAATAAAAATACAATTGCCGTAAACAAGCCAAAATGATGTAAGGCCAACATTGGATATAATTCATCTGATCTAGTAGGCAAAGGGATTGCATTGTATGCCGCAAATTCGTAAAGCAAAACTCCTAAAAACAAGAAGATTACCGTTGCAATAAAAAATGCTAAGGCAAACCACAATACATTTTTTTGTGCCTCGCCTACATTTTTACATGTAAGGTTTTTCTGCATAATATTTTGATCTAAACCGTTCATAGAAATGGTAATGAAAATACCTGCCAAGAATTGTTTCCAAAAGAAATTACCTGCTTTCCAATCCCAAACAAATATATCCGACATTTTACTTTCGTAAACGGTAGAAACCATACTATCAACAGACATATTTAGTGAATTATAAATAGTATAAATCGTCCAGACTGCTGCCAGTAATAAAAAGGTAGTTTGTAAAGTATCTGTCCATACAATAGTTTTTATTCCACCTTTAAAAGTATACAGCCAAATTAAAAGTATAGTTACTAATACAGCTACCCAAAAAGGGATATTATATGCATCAAAAAACGCTAACTGCAATACTAATGCAGCTAAGTACAATCTAAAAGAAGCACCTATTGTTTGTGATAGCATAAAAAAGAAGGAACCCGTTTTATAGCTCTTCACTCCAAACCTATCCTTTAGGTATTCATAAATTGATATTAATTTTTTGCTATAAAACAAAGGAATCAATACATAAGCAATTACTACATACCCAACCATATTACCCATCATGAATTGAAGGTAACTCCACCCAGAAGTTGCTACTGTTCCGGGAACTGAAATAAAGGTAACTCCAGATAAAGTTGCTCCTACCATTCCATAAGCAACCAAATACCATTTAGAAGATCTATTTGCTATAAAAAATGATTCCGATTGCCCCTCTCCTGACACAGAAGTCAATTTAGATATGAGCATTAAAAAGCCGAAGTACAAAAGAATAACTAACGCTACTGTAGTTGCTAACATAGATAAAAAATATTGTTCTTAATTTAATAAGATGAATATAGACAAAAATAGAGAGTTGTGTAGTCCAATACTTAACTTGTCTTTTCAGAAAAATGAAAAAAAATTAATTGGAGTGTAATAAATTGATGAACGAAGCCACTAATAAAAATAAAAAGTATCGTGAGCAGTGATTTCTATACTACATTCATTCAACCTCATAGCGGGATAATTATTAAAATATGCCGAGCATATACAAATACACAAGAAGATTTCGAAGATTATTATCAAGAAGTCTGCTTACAAGTATGGAAAAGTAAAGACAACTTTAATCAAGAAGCCGATTGGTCTACTTGGGTATATAGAATAGCCTTGAATGTAAATTTGACTTTACTCAAAAAAAAGAAAAACAATAGCCAGAATTTTGCTAGCGATTACCTTCCAATAGAAATGCAAGAAGATAGTAAAGCATTTGTTGACGAAGATCTCGAGTTACTTTACGATGCTATTAGAAAACTATCCGAAATAGATAGAGCAGTTATTCTACTTTATTTAGAAGAAAAGTCTTACAAAGAAATTGCTGAAACATTTAATGCTACATCAAATAACATTGGGGTACGCATAAAAAGAATTAAAGAACGCTTAAAAAAATTATTAGATGGAAAAGTCAATTGAATCAATATGGAAAAATGGATTTCTAAATCAAGAGGCATTAGTTGCCCCAAAAATCAATGCTCTCTATGAAAAGAAATCAATTAATTTTGTCGATAAATTTATTCGTGATTTTAAAATCAACTTATGGGCAATACTATTTTTCACAATCGTGCCTATAACAATTGGAGTTGTTGGTAATGTATTAATTCCGTGTTTACTCATTAATTTACAATTATGGTATGCTGTATATTATGGCAAAAAAAAGCTCGATACTCTAAAATCTCTAGAAAAAACAACTTCTAGTTTTGTTTACATTAAGCAATTTGATGAATGGTTAAAAAACACCATTAAGGGATATACCAATATTTATAGATTCATGTACCCGATGATATTCATTCTCTCTACCATCATTGTCTGGGAAACTATTTTTAAACAAGAAGTTATTGATAATTTCGATGCTTCTGAATTATTTATGGGCTTACCTATAAATGGAATGCTACTTGTTGGTATTGGAGCCATAATTATTTCTTTATCGGCTAAAAAGCTTTATAAAATAGACATGGATTTAGTATATAAATCTCAGTTTAAGAAGTTGGAAGAAATGATCTTAGAGATGGAAGAGTTAAGAAATGAAGAATAATTTTTTAAATTGAACTATCGTTCCCAATAAATTAAACATATAACTAATGAGACCTCTTTATTTCTTCATTTTTGCTGTAATTATTTCAGCACCTAAAATAGTATTTGCTCAAATTACAACTAATACTAATTTATATGAATTAGTAGACCCAAACCAACAAAACGTTGATCTTTTGTATGGTAAAAAAACGCAAACTTTTAAAGGCTCACCATTTTATATTGACGAATGGGAAGTTGGCCATGTCACTTTAATTGATGGCAGTAGTTTTACTAATGTTCTTATAAAGTTTAATGTCTATTCTAATGAACTTTGGTCTATGAAAGACGAAAAGAATGTAATAGTTGTTAACAAAAAAGAGGTGCGCTCTTTCGGTTGGAAAAGTGAGAATGAAGGTGAATTACTTTTTGAGCAAATAAAAATAGAGAATAAAAAACAGTATGCTGAAGTTATCTTCAAGGATGATAAATTTCAACTTTATAAAATTAGAAAGAAGAAATTCAATAAGAAGGATGACAGCACAAGTAATTCCTATTCTGAAGCAAAAGATGAATTTGCTTGGCAAAAACCACAGTTATTCCTAGTATCTGATGGTAAGGTGAAGCAAGTATCCTCAAAAGAAAAAGAATTCTATGCTATTTTTGGAGACAAAAAATCCGAAGTTCATAAGTTCGCAAAATCAAATAAACTAAAGACAAAAAATAAAAGTGATTTAGAAGAAATATTTGCTTTCTATAGAACTTTATAAAAGTAAAAAGCCACTCTTAACACAAAGTTAAAAGTGGCTTTTTTGTTAAATTATTTTATAATCAGCTAAACTAACTCAGCTGATAAAGCTTCTTGTAAAGCTACTGCTACTGCAACAGATGCACCTACCATTGGGTTGTTACCCATACCAATAAGTCCCATCATTTCTACGTGAGCAGGAACAGAAGATGAACCTGCAAACTGTGCATCAGAGTGCATTCTACCCATTGTATCCGTCATACCGTAAGAAGCAGGTCCTGCACCAACATTATCTGGATGAAGTGTACGACCAGTACCACCACCAGATGCTACAGAGAAGTATTTTTTACCTTCTTCTAATCTTTCTTTTTTATAAGTACCTGCTACTGGGTGTTGAAAACGTGTTGGATTTGTTGAATTACCTGTAATAGAA includes:
- a CDS encoding DUF748 domain-containing protein; the protein is MNKRFKTPLITGAILLVLFVLLRYVIPSLGLDYFNKNSKELIGRQSTIELLDLNIFTGELSISNFRLFEADDTTKFIGLDSLYLDVELTDLIKRELLLTELKLVHPYGKVIQNNESFNFDDLIERYATTDSIVIEEPVITDEEEPFIGYTIRNISIDDGYVEFEDLAKNETFNLKGVGIGIPEITWSNDQTLVDFGFDLDNGGSFAFKADYNIKTNEYELDFDLQQLRINKLTNYLNDYLELKSIDGYANATLNIVGDADHVTDVLVKGEASIDSLVILDTLSQKVFAVDRALSIFRSIDVANNDFQFELLKMEHPYMRFDLHENTNNLFQFFKLDEETQEVEVEETGTVAIGEDLPELKYHIDSIAIIGGEMLYRDQRIPRKEYKYAVSDVNVFNGVLGSEEKVWAFHSTGTLNKRGKLKADLSIEPNNFYNVTIDYVIENFQIQDFSFFSNIYTGYPIFKGAMTYYGHTDIKENNLVSENKIKIEDFELGRKADGSYAYGLPLRFAVFLLKDKNGDIILDVPVKGSLDDPKFRVGRIIWQVVKNVCNKVIAAPFKALAGIFKVDEDDLKDIKFKHYTDTLLTSKHIKQLKTIKKVYDKKPDLKVKLVQFVDRHNEKENLVKGYAEDQYSIATSTSSIKQVATDPIDFRTYLMNNLYARMDSTMVTVDSTSSIEEVCWLFVGEDKADSLEERILATRQRILVDYIADELPEIKGAVTIETAKETEGSNVGSLPLFDLEYSIEDM
- a CDS encoding BamA/TamA family outer membrane protein, with product MRNTQILILLTSVLLFFNQQVFAQGDDLSSEIDTLYKRKFTGFPYPAYAQETSWEFGVVSVFQFKPGKASFATRPSNATFIGFYTLENQMRLKLEHTIFTNNEDWLLEGTWEYAKYPEKYYGIGNDTPSSNEQLMDWSKFDFRQQLLRKIKENMFVGLQYRYANFWDISVAPREDGTGTLEEIPGYEGGVNSGLGLVYKWDTRDIVLVPSTGYFIEFRAAFYPTWLGSDYKFTSIKLDMRKYYDLGREKEAKTVLAFQGIVNQTYGDTPFREISLMGGLNMMRGIYEGRYRDNHMVAAQAEIRQHLFWRLGMTAFISTAEVMNEWNDFDVRKLKVAGGAGFRLTINKEDRATLRADYGVGPDGSSGLYLTFGEAF
- a CDS encoding acyltransferase family protein, with the protein product MKTSERILSLDIFRGLTVILMILVNNPGSWSSIYAPFQHASWHGCTPTDLVFPFFLFIVGVSISFSMMKVKDDPEKRPTVMKKAVWRGFKLIAIGLFLGLFPFFNFGEMRVPGVLQRIGIVFIITSALFLYLPKEKILGVFLLILFGYWAVMALVPVPGLEAVDLNNPNGVISAYIDNLVLNGHMWSGTKTWDPEGLVSTLPAICTAILGLFSGILVKQNRGLVVVRKLVFYGTIVMVLGLVWHPLFPINKSLWTSSYVLFTGGLGAIFLGLSYWLFDVKKIARDKVLVAKAFGLNPMAAYVLAEMFARLLGVITIGEESIKGHVFTAILSTGLPAELCSLVYAISYVLLLSIPILILYRKNIVIKV
- a CDS encoding sodium:solute symporter, producing MLATTVALVILLYFGFLMLISKLTSVSGEGQSESFFIANRSSKWYLVAYGMVGATLSGVTFISVPGTVATSGWSYLQFMMGNMVGYVVIAYVLIPLFYSKKLISIYEYLKDRFGVKSYKTGSFFFMLSQTIGASFRLYLAALVLQLAFFDAYNIPFWVAVLVTILLIWLYTFKGGIKTIVWTDTLQTTFLLLAAVWTIYTIYNSLNMSVDSMVSTVYESKMSDIFVWDWKAGNFFWKQFLAGIFITISMNGLDQNIMQKNLTCKNVGEAQKNVLWFALAFFIATVIFLFLGVLLYEFAAYNAIPLPTRSDELYPMLALHHFGLFTAIVFLLGIIAAAFSSADSALTALTTAFCIDFLNLNEEEDASIKNRKRKLVHVMFSFILFLVIVGFRLLNDDSVVSSVFKAAGYTYGPLLGLFVFGIFTKKKINDKYVLIVCLLSPVLSYILNIYSTELLFGYQFGFEILLVNAGFTMLGLTLISKK
- a CDS encoding RNA polymerase sigma factor, with translation MSSDFYTTFIQPHSGIIIKICRAYTNTQEDFEDYYQEVCLQVWKSKDNFNQEADWSTWVYRIALNVNLTLLKKKKNNSQNFASDYLPIEMQEDSKAFVDEDLELLYDAIRKLSEIDRAVILLYLEEKSYKEIAETFNATSNNIGVRIKRIKERLKKLLDGKVN